Genomic segment of Tomitella fengzijianii:
GCGCCGCTGACCGAGCAGACCCGCAGGCTCGTCGACGCCGCAGTCCTCCGCGCACTGCCGCCGAGGGCGCGGCTGATCAACATCGCCCGCGGCGAACTCGTCGTCACCGACGACCTGGTGGCGGCGCTGCGCAAAGGCATGCAGGGCGACGGCATGCAGGACGGCGGGGAGCAGGACGGCGGGGAGCAGGACGGCAACGCGCAGGGCATCGCCGGGGCCGCGCTCGACGTGTTCGAGACCGAACCGCTGCCGGCGGACCACCCGCTGTGGTCGATCGACACCGCCATCCTCACGGCGCACATGAGCGGCGACGCGGCGGGCTGGCGGGACCGGCTCGCCGAGATCTTCGTCGACAACTTCGAGCGATACATCCGCGCGGCGGACCCCGGCGCGCTGCACAACATCGTCGACAAGCACCGCGGCTACGTGCACGGGTAGTCACCGCACCAGTCCCAGGCGGCAACACAGGAGGAGACCATGGATCCGAACACACCCGGCGCACGCCCCGCCGACCTGGCCGACTGGACCGCCACCGAGCTGGCCGACGCGTTCCGGCGCCGCGACGTCTCGCCCGTCGACGCCATCAGGGCCGTGCTGCGGCGGATCGCCGAACGCGACGCGGACCTCAACGCCTACTGCCTGGTCGACGAGGAGCACGCGCTGGCCGCGGCGGCCGACTCCGAGCGGCGGTGGACGTCGGGCACGCCCCTCAGCGGCATCGACGGCGTCCCCACTTCCATCAAGGACATCTTCCTCACCGACGGTTGGCCCACCCTCCGCGGCTCGCGCACCATCGATCCGGCAGGCCCCTGGACCGAGGACGCCCCCGCCGTGGCGCGCCTGCGGGACGCGGGCGCGGTGTGCCCGGGCAAGACCACCACGCCCGAGCTCGCGTGGAAGGGGGTCACCGACAGCCCCCTCAACGGCGCCACCCGCACCCCGTGGGACACGGCCCTCACCAGCGGCGGGTCCAGCGGCGGCGCGGCGGCCGCCGTCTCCGCGGGCATGGGACCGCTGGCCATCGGCACCGACGGCGGCGGATCCGTGCGCATCCCCGGCAGCTTCTGCGGCGTGGTCGGGTTCAAGCCCACCTACGGCACCGTGCCCATGTATCCGCCGAGCCCGTTCGGGACTCTCGCCCACGTCGGGCCGATCACCCGCACCGTCGAGGACGCGGCGCTGCTCATGGACGTGATCACCGGCTTCGACTCGCGCGACTGGTCCGCGCTGGCCACCCCCACCCGTCCCTACAGCCACGACCAGCACGAGACGGCGACCGGCCTGCGGGCGCTCGACGGGCTGCGCGTCGCATACAGCCGCACCCTCGGCTTCGCCCCGCTCGACGAGGAGGTGGGCGGCGTCGTCGACCGGGCCGTCGCCGTGCTCGAATCGCTGGGCGCGCGGGTGGAGCGCATAGACCCGGGGTTCGAGGACCCCCTCGAGCACTTCGAGTGCCTCTGGTATTCGGGCGCCGCCAAGGCCACCGCCCATCTCACCGACGCGCAGCGCGGCCTGATGGAACCGACGCTGCGGAAGGTGTGCGAGCAGGGACTCGAGTACAGCGCACAGGACTACCTGGACGCCATGGAGGTGCGCATGAACATGGGCGTGCGCATGGGCGCGTTCCACGAGACCTACGACCTGCTCGTCACCCCGTCGATGCCGATCCCGCCGTTCGAGGCGGGCCTGGAGGTGCCGCCCGGGTGGCAGGGCGAGCACTGGCCCACCTGGTGCCAGTACTCCTACCCGTTCAACATGACCCAGCAGCCGGCCGCGTCGGTGCCGTGCGGGTTCACCGCGGCGCGGCTGCCGGTGGGCCTGCAGATCGTCGGCCCGCGGCACGCCGACCGGCTGGTCCTCACCGCGGCGCGCGAATACCAGGACGCCACCGAGTGGTGGCGCGCCAGGCCGTGAGCCGGCGGCGGGTCAGGACACCGGGATCGTCTCCGCCGCGACCGCGCGCACCCAGGCGCCCTTGACCGCGCGCCACTGCTCGTCGTCGTGGCCGGTGCGCCAGTACGGCGAACACGACAGGAGGTCGGGATCGACGAGCCGGCCGGCCAGCAGCACCCGCCGCACGGCACGGGTGGCGGCCGCCTCGCCGTGCACGAACGCGCTCACCACGCCCTCGGCCCGGGGCAGTGCCGCGACGGCGTCGGCCAGCAGTCGGTCCGGGTCCGCCGCGCCCGCGCGGTGCACCCAGGTCACCTGCAACTCGCCCGGGCAGTCGAGCCCGATCTCCTCGCCGGCGTCGTGGACTTCTGCGACCACCCGGACCGGACGGCCCGCGGGCACGGCCTCCGTGCAGGCCGCTATCGCGGGCAGCGCGCTCTCGTCGCCGACGAACAGGTAGGCGTCCGCATCCGCGTGGGGCCGGTATCCGCCTGCCGGGCCGCGCATCTGCAGCCTGTCGCCGGGCCGCGCCGCGACGGCCCAGCGGCCCGCATAGCCCTCCTCGCCGTGCACGGCGATGTCGAGTGTGAGCTCACGCCGCGCGTCGTCCCACGTGCGCACCGTGATCCGCCGGGGAAACGGCCGCTGCTCCCTCGGCAGCTCACGCACCTCGGCGTCCTCGAATGGGACGCCGTACGGCGCGCCGGCCGGGAGGAAGAAGCAGTTGACGTAGGCGTCGGCGTGGTCGGGTGCCGCGAACCCGGCGAGCCCGTCGCCCCCGAGCACCACGCGCATCAGATGCGGCGTCAGCGTCTCGGTGCTGATCACTTCTCCGTACATGGCTTTCACTCCTCGGAGGTCGTCGGTGATGCCAGGCCCGGCGTAACCGAATCGGCAGTGCCCGGCACAGCAACCCGGCCCAATGCTCGAGGTTAGCCTCACCTTATATCACTGTTTCCGACGGTGACGCGACGGCCGCACCCTCAGGCGAACAGCCCCGAGCCCCAGTGGTCGCCGGAGCCGCCCACCCCCGGCGGCACCGCGAACACGGCGGAGCCGACGTGGGTGATGTACTCGTTGAGCAGGTCGTTGCGGGACAGCGCCGTCTGCAGCGGCACGAACTGTTTCTGCGGGTCACGGCAGTACGCGATGAAGAACAGCCCCGCGTCCAGATGCCCCAACCCGTCCGAACCGTCGGTGAAGTTGTAGCCGCGGCGCAGGATCTGAATGCCGCCGTTCTTCTCCGCCGACGCCAGCCGCACGTGCGCATCCTCGTCGATGAACAGCCCCTTGGGCCCCTTCGACTGCAGGTCCAGCGGGTCGAACTCGTCGTCCTGGCCCAGCGGCGCCCCCGAGCCCTTCTCGCGGCCGAACACCCGCTCCTGCTCGTGCAGCGTGGTGCGATCCCACGGCTCGATCTGCATGCGGATGCGCCGGGCCACCAAGTACGAGCCGCCCGCCATCCACGGCTGGTCGTCGGCGCCGTCGACCCACACGTAATCGTCTACGGCGGCGGAGTCCTCGGCCTTGATGTTGCGGGTGCCGTCCTTGAAGCCGAACAGGTTGCGCGGGGTCTCCTGCGTGGTGGACGTGGACGAGGTGCGCCCGAACCCCAGCTGCGACCAGCGCACGGCCACCACGCCGAACCCCACGCGCGCCAGGTTGCGCACCGCGTGCACCGCCACCTGCGGATCGTTGGCGCAGGCCTGGACGCAGATGTCCCCCTCGCTGCGCGCCGGGTCGAGGGCGTCGAGCATGAACCGCGGCATCTGCTCGAGCGCCGCCGGCTTGCGCGCCGCGATGCCGAACCGGTCCTCGCCCTCGGCGGGCGTGCCCGGCGCGCCGACGAACAGCCCCGGCCCGAAGCCGATCGTGATCGTCAGCTGCGACGGGTCCAGGCCCAGCGCCTCGCCGGTGTCGTCCGGCGGCGAGTACTCCCCGGAGCCCGTCGCCCCGTCCGGCGTGGCCTGCAGCCCCTGCGACATGCGCTCGGCCATCGACGTCCAGGTCTTGAGCAGCGACACCAGCTTCTCGCGCGAGTCGGTGATCACGTCGAAGGCGACGAAATGCATCCGGTCCTGCGCCGCCGTGACGATGCCCGCCTGGTGGGAGCCGTGGAACGGGACGGTGCCGGCCATCCCGCCGCCGTCCGCAGCGGTGGCCCTGCCGACGGCCGTGCCGACCGCCCCGCCGGCCGCCGCGCCCACCACGACGCCCGCGCCCGCCAGCCCGAACAGCGAACGCCGGGAGAATCCGCGGCGCGGCGCTTCAACCGTGTCCGCCTCCACCTCGGCGCCGGAACCTCCGCCGGCCTCCTGCTCACGCACCGGCGACCACGCCCTGCACCTGGCTCACCACCGCGGACAGCGCGTCGATCTTGTGCGACAGGTCCCGCCTCTGCTCCTCGGTGACCTGGTCGTACGACACGAAGCCGTCGCCCTGGCGGAACTGCGCCAGCGTGTCGTCGAGGTCGGCGAAGCGCTGGTCGATCTGCGTGCCCAGCTCCGGGTTCTGCTCGTCGATGACGGGCCGCACCGAGGCCACCGCCGCCTGCGAGCCGTCCACGTTGGCCTGGAAGTCGTACAGGTCGGTGTGGCTGAAGATGTCCTCCTCGCCGGTGATCTTGGTGGCTGCCACCTCGTCCAGCAGCCCCTGCGCGCCGCCCGCCACCTGCAGCGGATCCACCGTGAAGTCCGGGGCGGAGACGCCGTCCGCGAGCTCGTTCAGGTCCGCCATCAGCTGATCGGCCATCGCGGCGCTGTCCGGCTGCAGGCCGGTCACCCACAGGTCCTTCTCGAGGCGGTGGAATCCCGTCCAATCCTGCCCGTCCGCCAGGTCGGCCTCGCGCAGGTCGATGCGGGGGTCGAGGTTGTCCGGGAAGGATTCGGCGATGGGCTCGATGCGCTCGTAGTAGGTGCGCACCAGCGGGTACTGGGCCTTGGCCGATTCCACGTCGCCGGCCTTGATCGCGTCGACGAACTGCTGCCCGGTCTGCTGCAGCGCGTCGATCTGGCTGAGCACGTACCGCTTGTAGCCCTCCGCGGCGGCGACGAGCTTCGCGGACTTGTCGGTGGGCTGCTGCGCCTCGCCGGACACCGTGAACGTGCTGCGGATGCCGTCGCCGACCATCCCCGGCTTGCAGGCGGTCTCGTAGTCCCCGGGCTGCGGCAGGTTGACGATGAGGGTGCGGGTGAGCCCCGGCCCGATGTTCTCCACCTCGCCCATCACCCGGTCGCCGTCGTCGTAGACGTAGAACTCCGTGGTCTTCGAGCCGTTGTTGGTGATCTCGAAGGTTCTCTGACCGGTCTGCCCGGAATCGGCCGAAAGTTCGCACGCGGTGTCGGTGGCGTTCACTGTGATCGCGTCGGCGTCCGCGCCCGACTTCGCGGTGCACGCGGCCAGCGCCAGCGGGCTCAGCGCGACGAGCCCCGCCGCGACGGGGACGGCCAGGCGGCGCGGCGTGCGGCCGTGCGGGCGGGCGGGGGCATTGCGGGTCATGCGGGATCCTTCTTCTTGAACGGATTGGAGGGTCGGGCTGCCGGCCGCTGCCGGAGCGAGGGTGGCGGGGGCCGGCCGCGCCCGCCGGAGCCGGTCAGGCGGTCTGCGGCTCGTCCGCCGCCTGCGGGGCGGGGCCTGGCTCGGCCTGCGGCGCGGCGGGGGCCGGCTTGGGCTTGACCGGACGCAGGAACAGCGGCATCACGATGACGATGTAGGCGACCCACACGACGAGCTGCGCCACCGTGGGGTCCGGCCGGAAGTTGAAGATGCCTTGCAGGACGGTGCCGTACCAGCTGGACGCGTCGAACGAGTCCGACCAGTCGAACGCCATCGTCGAGCCGCCCGGCAGCACCCCGCCGATCTGCAGTGCGCGCACCCCGTAGCCGAGGATCCCGGCGGCCACCAGCACGAGGAATGCGCCGGTGTACTTGAAGAACCGCGCGAAGTT
This window contains:
- a CDS encoding siderophore-interacting protein, with product MYGEVISTETLTPHLMRVVLGGDGLAGFAAPDHADAYVNCFFLPAGAPYGVPFEDAEVRELPREQRPFPRRITVRTWDDARRELTLDIAVHGEEGYAGRWAVAARPGDRLQMRGPAGGYRPHADADAYLFVGDESALPAIAACTEAVPAGRPVRVVAEVHDAGEEIGLDCPGELQVTWVHRAGAADPDRLLADAVAALPRAEGVVSAFVHGEAAATRAVRRVLLAGRLVDPDLLSCSPYWRTGHDDEQWRAVKGAWVRAVAAETIPVS
- the efeO gene encoding iron uptake system protein EfeO, with amino-acid sequence MTRNAPARPHGRTPRRLAVPVAAGLVALSPLALAACTAKSGADADAITVNATDTACELSADSGQTGQRTFEITNNGSKTTEFYVYDDGDRVMGEVENIGPGLTRTLIVNLPQPGDYETACKPGMVGDGIRSTFTVSGEAQQPTDKSAKLVAAAEGYKRYVLSQIDALQQTGQQFVDAIKAGDVESAKAQYPLVRTYYERIEPIAESFPDNLDPRIDLREADLADGQDWTGFHRLEKDLWVTGLQPDSAAMADQLMADLNELADGVSAPDFTVDPLQVAGGAQGLLDEVAATKITGEEDIFSHTDLYDFQANVDGSQAAVASVRPVIDEQNPELGTQIDQRFADLDDTLAQFRQGDGFVSYDQVTEEQRRDLSHKIDALSAVVSQVQGVVAGA
- a CDS encoding amidase, with the protein product MDPNTPGARPADLADWTATELADAFRRRDVSPVDAIRAVLRRIAERDADLNAYCLVDEEHALAAAADSERRWTSGTPLSGIDGVPTSIKDIFLTDGWPTLRGSRTIDPAGPWTEDAPAVARLRDAGAVCPGKTTTPELAWKGVTDSPLNGATRTPWDTALTSGGSSGGAAAAVSAGMGPLAIGTDGGGSVRIPGSFCGVVGFKPTYGTVPMYPPSPFGTLAHVGPITRTVEDAALLMDVITGFDSRDWSALATPTRPYSHDQHETATGLRALDGLRVAYSRTLGFAPLDEEVGGVVDRAVAVLESLGARVERIDPGFEDPLEHFECLWYSGAAKATAHLTDAQRGLMEPTLRKVCEQGLEYSAQDYLDAMEVRMNMGVRMGAFHETYDLLVTPSMPIPPFEAGLEVPPGWQGEHWPTWCQYSYPFNMTQQPAASVPCGFTAARLPVGLQIVGPRHADRLVLTAAREYQDATEWWRARP
- the efeB gene encoding iron uptake transporter deferrochelatase/peroxidase subunit is translated as MEADTVEAPRRGFSRRSLFGLAGAGVVVGAAAGGAVGTAVGRATAADGGGMAGTVPFHGSHQAGIVTAAQDRMHFVAFDVITDSREKLVSLLKTWTSMAERMSQGLQATPDGATGSGEYSPPDDTGEALGLDPSQLTITIGFGPGLFVGAPGTPAEGEDRFGIAARKPAALEQMPRFMLDALDPARSEGDICVQACANDPQVAVHAVRNLARVGFGVVAVRWSQLGFGRTSSTSTTQETPRNLFGFKDGTRNIKAEDSAAVDDYVWVDGADDQPWMAGGSYLVARRIRMQIEPWDRTTLHEQERVFGREKGSGAPLGQDDEFDPLDLQSKGPKGLFIDEDAHVRLASAEKNGGIQILRRGYNFTDGSDGLGHLDAGLFFIAYCRDPQKQFVPLQTALSRNDLLNEYITHVGSAVFAVPPGVGGSGDHWGSGLFA